The genomic region AGAATTGATTCCTTACTTAGGGCATAAAAATGGTTCCATTAGAAGCACGGTACGTAAACTCATCGTTTTGAGAAATGAGAAGACTTTGCATACGGATTTAAGGCAGGCTTTAAATCGTTCAGAGAATACCCAAGAAAAAATCGAGCTTTTATGGACCCTTGATGGCCTTGGCGTCATCGGTCCTAGCTTTTCTTTAAAATTCCTGAAAAATAAATCAGGTCTGCGTTTAGCAACTCATGGACTTCAGTTAGCAGATCCTTCCTTAGCTAATGCGAATAAGGGAACACTGAAAGTCTATGAAGGTATTCTAAAAAATGAAACGAGAAGAGAAATTTTGATTCAAGCTTATTGGAGTATGATTAGTTTTGGTCCAGAAACTATTGCTAAAAACTTTTTAGGTGAATTTGAAGAAAAACACGCTCTGGATCCTGTCTTGAGTTTGCATATAGCGCAAAAAGCTCGAGATGATGAAGCCAAAAGAAAATATCAGGAATTTAGGGATGCACTCAAAGGCAAGGGGCCCCTATTTGAGAAGACCATGCAAGCCGGAGAAAAACATTACAAATCTTTGTGCTTTGCCTGTCACGGTTTAGATGGAGCAGGGGTGCAAATGGCGGGGACCGATATGATGTTGGCGGCGCCTTTGAAGGGATCCAAGAGAGTTCTTGGAGCACCAGATAAACTTGTCCGCATTGCTCTGCACGGCTTAACAGGTCCGATAGAAGGCAAAACTTATCCCGGGGCCATGGAGGCGTTAAAGGGCCATGATAATAAATATTTGGCAGAAGTTTTGACTTATATTCGCAATTCATGGGGAAATTCTAGTCGAATGTTGACAGATAATGATGTCCGACAAGTCCGTAAGAAGTATCGTAAACGCAAAACACCATGGACTATCGAGGAATTAGAAAAATGATTAGTAAAAATAGATTTTTTAAAAGGGCTCATCTCGTTCTTGTTTTTGCATTGCCGCTTTTTGGACAAGAAAAAATAAGCGATGATAAGGGCTATATAGCAAAGCATGCCCAGTCCAATAAAAACTGGCGAATTACAAGCTCTGAGGACTGGAAGGGCGCTACCCAAGAAATCAAAGGACTGACAGTTGACGACGATTTACTCAGCTTAGTCGATCAAGAGGGTGTCTATCACAGCAAACTTCAGCGTTTTAAAGAAAAGCGCTCGGCTCAAACAATGAAAATCAGCGCATCGACCAAGTGGGAAAATTGGGAACCGACAAAGGCAAAAATAACACCTCCCACACTTGGTGACGCACCGATTTTTCTCGTCAAAGGACCTAATGATTATTGGATAATGGGCCGCAATAGGGCTGCAAAAGCTAAGGGCTTTAAATCCAAATCAGCAAGCTTAGAAGGCTTTGATATACCTTTAAAAACAACTCCCCATCCCCACCTCTTCGATGCTCCCGGTGCTGCGCAGAAAAACCAGGGTGGCTACAACGCTTGGCAAAGCCATGATATGATTAACTGGGTGCACCATGGCTCAGTCACTGCGAAACACGCAAAATGGTCAACAACGGCAGAATTCGTCGACGGAAAAGCCTATATTTATTATGATTTCCCCAATGACCAAGATCCCCACCTTTACATCGACGATGACCTCACCGATGGCAAGCCAGGCAAGGATATGGGATTAGCCTTCAAAGATCCTTCCGATGGCTCAGATTGTAGCATCATTCGTGACCTAGAGGGTAAATTCCATCTCATTTACGAGAATTTCAGCCCGATCAATGCGCGAAAGCATTCTTGGGATTCTCCCTTAGCAGGACATGCGGTCAGCGAAGATGGTAAAGGCGATTTCAAAATCCTCGCCCCTGCAGTGGATGATCGTACTGAACCGACGGGAAAGTTTGCCGAATACCCCCACCCACACTGGCACGAAGAGGACCCCAAAAATTTCCCCGGAAAAACGATGCAAGAAGCCAATCGCGAGTATCGCCTCAAAAAGGGCGACACCCGAGCCTTTGCCAAATACGAAATACACACTCCCGCACAGAATGCTTACGGCGATTGGGCTTCCATTGCAATTGGTGGCCAGTATTACCTCGTAGGCGATTATCATCCCGCTCACAAAAAGATTCGCATTGGAATATTCACTTCGCCAAGCCTAGATCAGCAGTTCGAACTGATCGGCGAACTCGGAGAGGGTCACCCAGACCCCGATATTGGTTTTGCCGAAGGTAAATTCTATCTCATCAACCAAACGAATGAGGATTACGTCAGCCCCGGCCCATGGGTCGAGAAAGTAGAAGCCCGCGTCGGTGTCGATACGACAAATGACGGTAAAGTAGATAGCTGGAGCGATTGGCAAGAAGTCAAGGAACAATACGACTACATCAAAGGCTTCTCCAAGCAGGTCAAACGCATCCCAGCTTCAATGGACCTAAGCAGACTCCCAGAGGGCTACGGCTTCTGCTTTGAACTCAAATTACAAGATACGACAAAAAATAAATCCAAGCCGATGCTCGATAAAATCGAAATCCAGTTTGAATAGCAGATGATGAAAATATTCAGACTCATTATTCTTTCCTTGATTTTTGCAAGTGCCATGGCTTTGCAGGCAAATCAAGCCTCGCAGCATACGCCAATCAATCTGAAAGCGGACATCGTCTACAAGACAAGTGCAGAAGGAGCGCTGCACTTGGATCTCTTCTATCCAGCGTCTGAACTTAGCGGTCTCTACCCCCTGGTGGTCTACACTCATGGCGGAGGCTGGGCTGCGGGCAGTAAGAATAAGGCTCAAGGGCGATCAAATATTGCCCGGACTGTGCGGGGCTTAACTGAAGCAGGCTTTTGTGTGGTCGCAGTACAATACCGGCTCTGCAAAGATGGGAAAACGAGTATCCGCGATTGTGTGACGGATTCCATGGATGCAGTGCGCTATCTTGCCAAATACAGCAAAGAACTCCATCTCGATTCAAGCCGAGTCTTTAGCTATGGCGACTCTGCTGGTGGTCAACTCGCTCAAATGTTATTACTGACCCAGCCGACTGACTTTCCAGGTGCTGCCGAGCTTGCCGGCCAGCGCTACACCATGCTTGCCGGTGTTTCCTGGTATGGCCCTTGTGACTTCGAGAAGACCGCGCTATTCAACCACGATGGTCGCGCGAAATTCCGCGATCGCTTTGGGCCGCGTGTACTCAAGGCTGGAACTCCACCCGAAGATAAACTACGCTTGTACCGCGAAGTCAGTCCAGTTAATTACCTTCGCAAAGGCAGTCCTCCACTACTGATGATTCAGGGTGATGGAGATACGACTATCCCCCTTAAGCATGCTTATTATATGCAAGAAAAGGCTAAGGCCTGCGAGGCACCGGTGGAAATCATGATTATCAAAAATGCCGGACACAATTGGCGGCAGGCCGACGGTTCCACCCCCATCGAGCCATCGCGTGAGAAAATCATCCAGCGTACCATCGATTTTATGCTGAGTGAACTGCATCGACTTAGAGACTCAAAATAAATTTTAATACACCAAAACTTAAGCCAATACAGGATATCCCCCCCCATGATTAGAAAAATAATAACTCAAATGCATTCTTGTCGTGGAGCCTTTATCGCGATGATCTTTATGGGGGCAATGACTATGGGTGGATTCACTGGTCGTGCTGCTGAATCATCCGTGGATAAACCCAATATCATCTTCATCATGCTAGATGACCTCGGCAAGGAATGGGTGGGATGCTATGGAGCTGAAGACATCAAAACCCCAAACATTGATGCGCTAGCTGCTGGTGGCATGATCTTTAATAATGCCTACTCCATGCCCTCCTGTACCCCTTCGCGTACCACCGTCCTGTCGGGGAAATACCCGTGGCGCACCGGATGGACGAGTCACTGGGATGTTCCGCGCTGGGGAGTCGCCTACTTTGATTGGAAGAAAAAGGGAAACACTACCTTTGCTAGCCTCATGAAAGCCAATGGTTATTCCACTTGTGCGGTAGGCAAATGGCAGATCAATGACTTTCGCCTCGAACCTCATGTCCTGAAGAAGCACGGCTTCGATGACTGGGCGATGTGGACGGGCTGTGAGACCGGTAACGAAAAAGTAAGTGCGAGCCGCAATTATGACCCTTACATCAATACGCCTGCAGAGGGCAGCAAGGTATACAAAAATAAGTTTATTGCAGACGTATGCACCGACTACCTGATCAATTACATGCGTCAGCACAAAGACGAACCGATGTGCCTCTATTACCCGATGCCACTTCCGCATCCTCCGCTGGTTGCCACCCCTGATGAGCCTAAGCTAAAGACCCGACTCGATAAGCACAGGGCCTTGGTGCGCTACGTGGACAAGTGTGTTGGTCAGATAGTTAATACTCTTGACGAGCTAAAAATCCGTGATCGCACCATCATCATCATCTCAACAGATAACGGCACGATCCCTGGTATCACAGGCACCGTGAACGGGCTTCCAGTCAGGGGAGAAAAGGGACGAAAGTCGGAACGAGGAGTTTGCGCTCCCTTCATTGTCAACGGTCCAGGTCTCGTTCCCGCTGGGATCCAAACCGACGCCCTCACCGATTTCTCTGACTTACTCCCTACCTTCCTAGAACTCGCAGGCGGTCAGATGCCCGAGGACCTCGTTATCGACGGAAAATCGTTTGCTCCCTTGATTCTAGGCAAAGCGCAGGATTCAGGCCGCGAGTGGATCATGTCCATCGGCGAAAGCGCCGGTCTGATCACTAAGGACGGAGTGCGTAACAAAGATACCTTTGGCAAGCGCGTCATTCGCGATAAACAACACAAAGTTTGGGTCTCGGAAGATAAGCAGATCATTCGCCTGCACGACCTCAATGCAGACCCTCTAGAGAAAACAAACCTTCTTAATAGCGAGCTTGTCGCGCACAAAGAAGCTCTGATGAAGTTTCAGGCTATCGTCGATTCGCTTCCCGATAAGGATGCCCACCGTTTATACACACCAAGAGCTGCCAACCCATGGGACATGAAGCTTAAGAAAACAAAAAATTAATAGGGTAATCAAATGAAATTTAGATCTCTTTTAACTAGCCTCAAACCAGCAACTCGTCTCTTAGCAATCATAGGATTATTAAGCTCAGGCTCACTACTTGCCAAAGACATCAAACAAAAGCCCAACTTTGTCATCTTGCTAGCGGATGACGTAAGCTCAGATAGCATCGGCTGTTATGGTTCTCCTAATCCCCATACAACACCCCACATAGACAACTTGGCTCAAAATGGCATTAAATTCTCCAATATGTTTGTGAGCGAAGCCATGTGTGGCCCTGCAAGAGCAGAGCTATACACTGGTCTAATGCCCCAGAGAAATGGGACTTTTCGCAATCACAAGGCCTCTAATCCCGATGTTAAAAGTGTGGTGCATTACCTTAGCGACCTTGGTTATCGCGTTGGCCTCGCAGGAAAAAAGCACATCTCACCGGAGAAAGTATACCCATTTGAAACAATCCCTGGAATATGTGGTAAAGCTGCTGAAGCAAAGCCCAAGCCCGATGACTGGCGCGGAGTTCAAAGCTTTATCAAACGCGACCCCAAGCAGCCCTTTTGTCTTGTCATTGGCTCCATTCATGCCCATTCACCCTGGACTGTCGGGGATACCAAATACTGGAAAGAAGAGGACGTCGTCCTGCCGCCAAACCTAGTTGATACGCCACAGACAAGATCCGCCTATTGGCGCTACCTAGCCGAAGTAAGAGAATTTGACCGTCAAGTGGGCGACACCCTGAAAATCCTTAAAGACAATAAGAAATTGGATAACACAATCATTATTGTACTGGATGAAAATGGCACTGGTATGGTGGGAGGTAAATGGACGGTCTTTGACTGGGGAGTTCGCTCAGCCTGTGTCATTAAATTCCCCGATAAGTGGCAAGCTAAGTTTGAGACTGATGCCATCGCTCAGTACTGTGATATCGTGCCGACTTTGATCGATGCCGCTGGAGGCACGCCCCCCTCTAGTCTAGATGGTAAAAGTTTACTCCCTCTCATAAAAGGAGAAACAAAAACTCATCGCAAACAAGCCTTTTTTCTCTTTAATAACCGCGTCCACCAAAGTAAAGGAGATCCCCATTTCAGCATACGAGCCGTTACCAATGGCAAATATAAATTGATTTGGAATCTAACCCCAGATAACCTCTACGTGGTCAATGTCACTTCCACCGATTTAACTGGGAGAGTACGACCCACAGATCATGGCCGCATATATGCATCCATGATTGATCGCATGAAGATGGATGAACATGCCGAAGCAATGGTCAATAGGATCCGATCCAGACCACAGTATCAACTCTATGATTTACAAAACGATCCCTATGAACTTAAGAGCCTTGCAGAAAATCCCGAATATTCTGCCATGATTTCAAAATTCAAAAAGGACATCAAAAAATGGATGAAAGATCAAGGAGATGACGGCCATGTAGATCCTGAAGGGATGAACGTCATTAAATATAATGAGTATCAATTCCCCTATCCCAGAAAAACGAAGGCAATCAATAAAAACAAGACCAAAAAATAAAGATCACAAAGCTAGTCATATTTTTGACTTTTGTACAAGTGCTTGCGAGTTCCGCATAAGTCTAAGCAACAAGGGCTAAAAGCAGGTATATCCACCTGGATGAAGCAGCAGGGAGATGATGCTATTAAGTTCTTCAAAAACAAGACCGTGAGAGGGTAACTTTTTGTGAACAAAGCCGCAAAGCGGCATTTATAAATCAGGCTTTGCCTGTTTCCCCCTCAAACTCCCCCTTCAAAAAAACTTTAATCATTTGGATTCGAGTCTGAAATGAAGAGGAACTTAAGGAGGAAGTCGCGGAGCTACAAGCTACTTTTTGGCCATATCTATTAAGTTCACAAGAAGCATCTTGCCTGGGAGCGCGGGCGGCTCGCCCGCATTTATCATAAGGACTTACATTCGAATAAGTAAAGGGACTTAATAGCATTGAGCGGGGAGCCCCCGTAATGGTGGAGAACTTAAGAGAATTTGATAGGTATTTTAGCTCGAAGAGCTTAGGAATGTAACCATGGACCTAAGTCCGTGGTGTTTGAATAAGAGCATCGTGCGTGCCGAAACTACGCTGTAGAGCTTTAGCTTCATACCTTCCGCATTGATATCATTTTTTAACAATACCCACCGGATAAATCCGGTGGCTACCATACTACATACCTTCGGCATGTGCTTAAGTTCCCTACCATTAGATCCGTCGCTGATCGAGCTGATCGCCGTAGAGGCGAATAGTTTTTATCTGCCCGTCCGGCAGGAACTTGTCAGCTCTTGACCCGACAAATATTTGCGCTTCGCGCAACAATCTGCAAGATGCGCTTAGTCTTCAAAAAAGACAAGTATGA from Lentisphaera profundi harbors:
- a CDS encoding sulfatase-like hydrolase/transferase, giving the protein MIRKIITQMHSCRGAFIAMIFMGAMTMGGFTGRAAESSVDKPNIIFIMLDDLGKEWVGCYGAEDIKTPNIDALAAGGMIFNNAYSMPSCTPSRTTVLSGKYPWRTGWTSHWDVPRWGVAYFDWKKKGNTTFASLMKANGYSTCAVGKWQINDFRLEPHVLKKHGFDDWAMWTGCETGNEKVSASRNYDPYINTPAEGSKVYKNKFIADVCTDYLINYMRQHKDEPMCLYYPMPLPHPPLVATPDEPKLKTRLDKHRALVRYVDKCVGQIVNTLDELKIRDRTIIIISTDNGTIPGITGTVNGLPVRGEKGRKSERGVCAPFIVNGPGLVPAGIQTDALTDFSDLLPTFLELAGGQMPEDLVIDGKSFAPLILGKAQDSGREWIMSIGESAGLITKDGVRNKDTFGKRVIRDKQHKVWVSEDKQIIRLHDLNADPLEKTNLLNSELVAHKEALMKFQAIVDSLPDKDAHRLYTPRAANPWDMKLKKTKN
- a CDS encoding sulfatase; amino-acid sequence: MKFRSLLTSLKPATRLLAIIGLLSSGSLLAKDIKQKPNFVILLADDVSSDSIGCYGSPNPHTTPHIDNLAQNGIKFSNMFVSEAMCGPARAELYTGLMPQRNGTFRNHKASNPDVKSVVHYLSDLGYRVGLAGKKHISPEKVYPFETIPGICGKAAEAKPKPDDWRGVQSFIKRDPKQPFCLVIGSIHAHSPWTVGDTKYWKEEDVVLPPNLVDTPQTRSAYWRYLAEVREFDRQVGDTLKILKDNKKLDNTIIIVLDENGTGMVGGKWTVFDWGVRSACVIKFPDKWQAKFETDAIAQYCDIVPTLIDAAGGTPPSSLDGKSLLPLIKGETKTHRKQAFFLFNNRVHQSKGDPHFSIRAVTNGKYKLIWNLTPDNLYVVNVTSTDLTGRVRPTDHGRIYASMIDRMKMDEHAEAMVNRIRSRPQYQLYDLQNDPYELKSLAENPEYSAMISKFKKDIKKWMKDQGDDGHVDPEGMNVIKYNEYQFPYPRKTKAINKNKTKK
- a CDS encoding alpha/beta hydrolase, whose product is MALQANQASQHTPINLKADIVYKTSAEGALHLDLFYPASELSGLYPLVVYTHGGGWAAGSKNKAQGRSNIARTVRGLTEAGFCVVAVQYRLCKDGKTSIRDCVTDSMDAVRYLAKYSKELHLDSSRVFSYGDSAGGQLAQMLLLTQPTDFPGAAELAGQRYTMLAGVSWYGPCDFEKTALFNHDGRAKFRDRFGPRVLKAGTPPEDKLRLYREVSPVNYLRKGSPPLLMIQGDGDTTIPLKHAYYMQEKAKACEAPVEIMIIKNAGHNWRQADGSTPIEPSREKIIQRTIDFMLSELHRLRDSK